A portion of the Bombina bombina isolate aBomBom1 chromosome 9, aBomBom1.pri, whole genome shotgun sequence genome contains these proteins:
- the LOC128640374 gene encoding cell surface glycoprotein 1-like — protein sequence MESSQKKSTPPPVLQTSQELPSIPVNQTGKQKEVKINKEPISKPALQAVLQQVTQSTKQEAPKPNQQEASKEDKLDALGHEKQQDQHTTFETKQEVNKEPNQQQATEKQENICTNPGKQTASKLKEQAATEPIEQPSKEPNEDSVTKPNEQPAKEQNEHPVTGQHDQPDTEPKEQPATEPNGHPTTELNEQPDTEPIEQPVTETKEQPAIEPIDQSVTGPNGQLATKHDEPATEPNEQSAEETNEQSAAEPNEQPVTGPNEQPAAEPDEKPATEPNEQPATEPNEQPDVEPNEKPTTEPNEQLATKPNGQPATEPDEPPATEPNEQSDVEPNEQPAVESNGQPTTEPNEQTATEPKEHPATKPNEQPDAELNEQPAAEPNEQHAKEPNEQPDIEPNGQPAVEPNEQPATDPNVQPATDPNGQPESGPNDQPATDPNEKPATEPNEQPATDPNVQPATDPNGQSESGPNEQPATEPNEKPATEPNEQPATDPNVQPATDPNGQPESGPNEQPATEPNEQPATEPNEQPANEKPATEPNEQPATEPNGQQNTGPNEQPATEPNEEPAIEHNEQSATKPNEHLATEHKDESATESNEQPAAKATAEPNGKPTAEPNEQPATEPNEHPSTEPNEQPSTGSKGQSVEESKEQPVKESNEQQAIDCNNQPATQPDEKPASEVTEQLATETDVQTTPTEPNNHPVTEPNEQPVTEPDEQPVTEPNGQPATEPNDQPATKPNEQPATKPNDQPFTKPNDHQVSGPNEQLATKHNEKPATEPKEQPATKLNEQPAIEHNEHSATKLSEQPATQPNEKPNEHPASEPNEQPVTKPNEHPAPETNEHPATEPNEHNATEPNKQLLPKPTEQSATKPNAQPATEPNEQLTPKPNEHPATEPNEQLAPKPNEQTDAEPNQQLAPKPNEQPATKPNEHHATKPNEHPPTEPNEQPATKSNEQPATDPNEHHATKPNEHPHTEPNEQPATKPNEQPATERNEHHATKPNEHPLTEPNEQPATKPNEQPATEPNEQSATKPNEQPATKPNEHPPTEPNEQPATKPNKYPPTEPNEQSTTKPNEHPPTEPNEQPATKPNEQPATKPNEQPNTKPNEQLVTKSNEQLVTKSNELPPTKPNEQPTTEPNEHPATKPNEHPATEPNEQPATGPNEQPTTKPNEHPSTEPNGHPTEPNEQRATGANEKLATETKEQPAVGPNKQPAIETKEQPATQTKEQTAECNEQPSKEPNKSPAIEKSNSKPVHQIALEPNHQSSVGSNQKPAQGPHHQSSAKPENQTSPKPDHQHTPESNPKSVPEPVEQPTSEPNPQKAPKQDQHLDLQTDQKPAPEKKLDPQPATEQAQQSASPPDQQSVQETAHQSITETDHQPRRKVSIHLHIQINIQLQRQNQSLSNQ from the coding sequence ATGGAGTCAAGTCAAAAGAAATCAACTCCACCTCCAGTTCTACAGACATCTCAAGAGCTGCCTTCAATTCCAGTTAATCAGACTGGTAAACAAAAAGAAGTCAAGATAAATAAAGAACCAATTTCCAAGCCAGCCCTTCAAGCAGTTCTTCAGCAGGTTACACAGTCTACCAAACAAGAAGCTCCAAAGCCAAACCAGCAGGAAGCCTCAAAAGAAGATAAATTGGATGCCCTGGGACATGAAAAGCAACAAGATCAGCATACAACTTTTGAGACAAAACAAGAGGTGAATAAAGAACCGAATCAACAGCAAGCTACAGAGAAACAGGAAAATATATGTACAAACCCTGGTAAACAGACAGCTTCTAAACTTAAGGAACAGGCTGCCACAGAACCTATAGAACAGCCATCTAAAGAACCTAATGAAGACTCAGTCACAAAGCCTAATGAACAGCCAGCAAAAGAGCAAAATGAACATCCTGTTACAGGACAACATGATCAGCCAGATACAGAACCTAAAGAGCAGCCTGCTACAGAACCAAATGGACACCCTACAACAGAACTGAATGAACAACCAGATACAGAGCCTATTGAACAGCCAGTAACAGAAACTAAAGAACAGCCTGCTATAGAGCCTATTGATCAGTCAGTTACAGGACCCAATGGACAGCTAGCTACAAAACATGATGAACCTGCTACAGAACCTAATGAACAGTCAGCTGAAGAAACTAATGAACAATCAGCTGCAGAACCTAATGAACAGCCAGTTACAGGACCTAATGAACAGCCAGCTGCAGAACCTGATGAAAAGCCAGCTACAGAACCTAATGAACAGCCAGCTACAGAACCTAATGAACAGCCAGATGTAGAACCTAATGAAAAGCCAACTACAGAACCTAATGAACAGCTTGCTACAAAACCTAACGGACAGCCAGCTACAGAACCTGATGAACCGCCAGCTACAGAACCTAATGAACAGTCAGATGTAGAACCTAATGAACAGCCAGCTGTAGAATCTAATGGGCAGCCAACCACAGAACCTAATGAACAGACTGCTACAGAACCTAAAGAACATCCAGCTACAAAACCTAATGAACAGCCAGATGCAGAACTTAATGAACAGCCAGCTGCAGAACCTAATGAACAGCATGCTAAAGAACCTAATGAACAGCCAGATATAGAACCCAATGGACAGCCTGCTGTAGAACCTAATGAACAGCCAGCTACAGATCCTAATGTACAGCCAGCTACAGATCCTAATGGTCAGCCAGAGTCAGGACCCAATGATCAGCCAGCTACAGACCCTAATGAAAAACCAGCTACAGAACCTAATGAACAGCCAGCTACAGATCCTAATGTACAGCCAGCTACAGATCCTAATGGTCAGTCAGAGTCAGGACCCAATGAACAGCCAGCTACAGAACCTAATGAAAAACCAGCTACAGAACCTAATGAACAGCCAGCTACAGATCCTAATGTACAGCCAGCTACAGATCCTAATGGTCAGCCAGAGTCAGGACCCAATGAACAGCCAGCTACAGAACCTAATGAACAGCCAGCTACAGAACCTAATGAGCAGCCAGCTAATGAAAAGCCAGCCACAGAACCGAATGAACAGCCTGCTACTGAACCTAATGGACAGCAAAATACTGGACCTAATGAACAGCCTGCTACAGAACCTAATGAAGAGCCAGCTATAGAACATAATGAACAGTCAGCTACAAAACCTAATGAGCATCTAGCTACAGAACATAAGGATGAGTCTGCTACAGAATCTAATGAACAGCCAGCTGCAAAAGCAACTGCAGAGCCGAATGGAAAGCCAACTGCAGAACCTAATGAACAGCCTGCTACAGAACCTAATGAACATCCATCTACAGAACCTAATGAACAGCCATCTACAGGATCTAAGGGACAGTCAGTCGAAGAATCTAAGGAACAGCCAGTCAAAGAATCTAATGAACAGCAAGCTATAGACTGTAATAATCAGCCAGCTACACAACCTGATGAAAAGCCTGCTTCAGAGGTTACTGAACAGCTTGCTACAGAAACTGATGTGCAGACGACACCTACAGAACCTAATAATCATCCTGTTACTGAGCCTAATGAGCAGCCAGTAACAGAACCTGATGAACAGCCAGTAACAGAGCCTAATGGCCAGCCTGCTACAGAACCTAACGACCAGCCAGCTACAAAACCGAATGAACAGCCAGCTACCAAGCCTAATGATCAGCCATTTACAAAACCTAATGACCACCAAGTTTCAGGACCTAATGAACAGCTTGCTACAAAACATAATGAAAAACCTGCTACAGAGCCAAAAGAACAGCCAGCTACAAAACTTAATGAACAACCTGCTATAGAACATAATGAACATTCAGCTACAAAACTTAGCGAACAACCTGCTACACAACCTAATGAAAAACCTAATGAACATCCTGCTTCAGAACCTAATGAGCAGCCAGTTACAAAACCTAATGAACACCCTGCTCCAGAAACTAATGAACACCCTGCTACAGAACCTAATGAACACAATGCTACAGAACCTAATAAACAGCTACTTCCAAAACCTACTGAACAGTCTGCTACAAAACCTAATGCACAGCCTGCTACAGAACCCAATGAACAGCTAACTCCAAAACCTAATGAACATCCTGCTACAGAACCAAATGAACAGCTTGCTCCAAAACCTAATGAACAGACAGATGCAGAAcctaatcaacagctagctccaaaACCTAATGAACAGCCAGCTACAAAACCTAATGAACACCATGCTACAAAGCCTAATGAACACCCTCCAACAGAACCTAATGAACAGCCAGCTACAAAGTCTAATGAACAGCCTGCTACTGATCCTAATGAACACCATGCTACAAAGCCTAATGAACACCCTCATACAGAACCTAATGAACAGCCTGCTACAAAGCCTAATGAACAGCCTGCTACAGAACGTAATGAACACCATGCTACAAAGCCTAATGAACACCCTCTTACAGAACCTAATGAACAGCCAGCTACAAAACCTAATGAACAGCCTGCTACAGAACCTAATGAACAGTCAGCTACAAAACCTAATGAGCAGCCAGCTACAAAACCTAATGAACACCCTCCTACAGAACCTAATGAACAGCCAGCTACAAAACCTAATAAATACCCTCCTACAGAACCTAATGAACAGTCTACTACAAAGCCTAATGAACACCCTCCTACAGAACCTAATGAACAGCCAGCTACAAAACCTAATGAGCAGCCAGCTACAAAACCTAATGAGCAGCCAAATACAAAACCTAATGAACAGCTAGTTACAAAATCTAATGAACAGCTAGTTACAAAATCTAATGAACTCCCTCCTACAAAGCCTAATGAACAGCCAACTACAGAACCTAATGAACACCCTGCTACAAAACCTAATGAACACCCTGCTACAGAACCTAATGAGCAGCCAGCTACAGGACCCAATGAACAGCCAACTACAAAACCTAATGAACACCCTTCTACAGAACCTAATGGACACCCTACAGAACCTAATGAGCAGCGAGCTACAGGAGCCAATGAAAAGCTAGCTACAGAGACTAAGGAACAGCCAGCTGTAGGACCCAATAAACAGCCAGCTATAGAGACTAAGGAACAGCCAGCTACACAGACTAAGGAGCAGACTGCAGAATGTAATGAACAACCTTCCAAAGAACCTAATAAATCACCAGCAATAGAAAAATCAAATTCAAAACCAGTTCACCAGATAGCTTTAGAGCCAAATCACCAGTCATCTGTAGGGTCAAATCAAAAGCCAGCCCAAGGACCACATCACCAGTCATCTGCAAAGCCAGAAAACCAGACATCTCCAAAGCCAGATCACCAGCACACTCCAGAGTCCAATCCCAAATCAGTCCCAGAACCAGTTGAGCAGCCAACTTCAGAGCCAAATCCCCAGAAAGCTCCAAAGCAAGATCAGCATTTAGATTTGCAAACAGATCAAAAGCCAGCTCCCGAGAAAAAGCTTGATCCACAGCCAGCTACAGAGCAAGCGCAACAATCAGCTTCACCACCTGATCAACAGTCAGTTCAAGAGACAGCTCACCAATCAATTACAGAAACGGACCATCAGCCTAGGAGAAAGGTCAGCATTCACCTTCACATTCAGATAAACATTCAGCTCCAGAGACAGAACCAAAGCTTGAGT